CCTCTGTGGGAGTCAGGacccatttggtggtttaacctccTCAATCCTGAGTGTCAAACATGGAGGCAATGGATGCCAGTTTTACagtctttggtctgactcggccaggatttgaactccTAACCTtacagtctcagggcggacactctgccacaaggccactgatgtcttctttttcttcatctgagctgctaTTCAGCTGGATGGTTCAAAtcctgtttattatttttgtttccccGCTGacgttagcttgggcttgtgtgGTGCTACAATCTAGTgggaagagtgtaaacaaagggatgatgggaaattagtcgAGGCTAACTTCAACGTCACAACTTGGAGGTAAATATCTAAAGAGCTTCtgcaaaaaatgtgtcttaattgtggctaaaaatatcataatcataattaaaagaccactgggaacacttttaaaatcataTAGTTGCAGTGGATCTCAATTCTTGGAAATCCAGAtgtgttttttaggaaaaaataaaaaatgccaaaCAGATCTGGTTGGAATAATGAGGTTTTTTTACAAGCTGAAACAAATCCAGCCCTTTCCTTTTCCTAGAAGCTCATGACTGGATTACAGATGGAGCGGCTCTCAGGAGGAGTCCTCCTCCACCTGACCATCAGCGTATAAAAGGTCCCTGTGGGTACGGTTCACTGACACGAACCGGCAAACTCTCAACCCCTCCGCGGTCGCAATTTCCGACAGTTTTATTACGGACTGGAATGCTGCGCCTAATATCCACCGCCAGCCCACTGAAACGGTTATTGTTAGTGAATTATCAGCTGTCCTCTCACACAATAAGTGTCTACATTTCACAGACAGCTGGACCCGGTGTGCGCACGCACCATTATTCAGCTCTTCTGAGGCAAAGGTGTCTGAAAACTGTTGGTAGTGGAGAGGAGGGGTTAGAAGAGTAGTCGTGAGCGCGTGCAATTAGGTTCTGCCTGAGTAGTTGATGAGTTTCTGTCAGTGTGTGCACACTTGTGAAGCGTGGTTGCACTGATCAGACACAGCTAGCAGATATAGTTTGACTTCTTGTTGAGGATTATTTGTTTGGGCATGAAGAAATGAACACATTAGCAAAATAATCTGGATTATCCTGGATGTAAactaatttgatctttttttctagATTAGTGTCACTCCACTCGATCCTCAAGCACCCCCTACTTTATATGTTGTACTTATTTCCTAATTCagctctgcagagctgcagagattTAAGCCTTCAAGATGCTGAAGCTAAGAAAGCGTGCAGGACGAGGATGCTCCAGGCCTCCATTTAGAAAACTGCATGTGGATTTCTGATTCTTTCAAATGGGAAAATGTGTGGTTGGAAGGAACATTTTGagatttataacattttttttattattattttacaccaacttgaatgaaataaaatgtgaagaatGTACTCAAATTATAAACCAAATACAAATTCTTCTGCTacacttaaccctttaaactgagagttttggaaaaacaaTTTCTATGTCTGAATTACCACCCGaatccttaactactaaaaaaaaaaatatgttatgtaGGACTATATAGATTTTAAAGACAACTCGGACCCCATTCTCACAACTTTCTAAATATGACTCGACTGATTTCAAGAAgagaaaatcgaatcaatatgaacatttcacgcCTATTGGTGACTTAAATGTGttcttataaagaaaatgtggatagtttattaaaaaaaaataacatttaaaccctttttttttcgactgcaatgcattgtggtctttatttGCTAATGTACTGAGCATGGATGCACggtagttttttgcaaagacttctgagaAATTTCTTGGGTTCTGGATTTAGGAATTGTTGATTccgacagcactagaaaatggtgaacgcaacTCAGACATAGTTAGTGTCTTCACATTCATGTTACTatcacttgatgatgtcatcaatagtagCCGGTCATCCAAGTTAGCACGTAGCTTCAAATTCATACTAGCGGTTTTATAACGGTAagaagtcatgctaaaacaaaatcatacaCAGTCAAAAGTCCCTACAGCTACCCCTTAAAACAGGTGTGGACCAACTACTATATAACTAAACTACTatataataaattatattgataatccctaaataatgttttattttccatgtaCTTCTGCTTTTTCCCCATAGTTTGTGCACTACAAATAAACTGAGCTTTGTTTAAGTTCAGAAAGTTTATCTGCAATCATGTGGTGttgaaagatttgttgtttttctaatgtttgtgtgtttttcaagtattttttttatttttttgcatatgaATGCAGTTTCCGGTTTTTCCATCAATCCATTGGTGGAATTGGCCCTAAAATAAGAACataagtcataattaaaaaaaaaagctctaaatgttcaattttgacatttatatattaattttcaatcaaaatcaaaGCATCTTTTTTCGTCTagatttcatgttatttcttaTGCGGTGGATCACAAAAACACTAATTTCTGCTCCTGGTTCAATCTTTcggtcaaattttagaaccctacGTGGCCCACAGCTCAAAAGGTTTGTCCTCCCCTGCCTCAAAAACTCATTTCAGACACCACTACCCCCCCAAATACCCCTACAGTTGGAGGGGTAGTGGAAGAATTAGGATTTAgctaaatgttgcagttcctaaaatgaccactggaggcacatgtaaaaaaaaaaaaaactttctttctgAGTCTAATGTTAAATTTCGCcgtatttttattgttaaagtttCTAATCATGATGAATTTGATGGTTTATTAGAGGtcaaattttaacaattttaatttttgtatggTTGAAAAAGATTTGTATTTGACTTCACCAATAACtgtttttagagtgtttttCGTTTGGATAGAGTAAACGCAGGTCAACATGGTCGTCACATTTTCACAGGAATGAAATGAAATAGAGATGATCTGTTCCTGAGCCAAATGTGGGCGGGGTCTGAATTGTAGCCGTTTTCACAGTAAAATTATACACAATAGAAAACACTAAAGACGTTTTAACCTCTGGGTTAAAAAGTGTCGATGTTCAACCTGCATGACTTCAAATTGCTAGTTGATTGCATTTTGTGTTGTGGCATTGACAGAGAAAAGACTGATGATACTAAGGAGGACCTTCAGAAGTTAAACTGATGCTCTTTAActaggaataaaataaaaagttcaaatacGTTTACAAAGAATTAACTCCAGATCATTCCAGATGGAGCCTAAAGCTGCATAAATTCACAGAAGTACACGACAAATACTCACTACTGtcctttaaacataaaaaattaccTGATTTTCATCAATTGACTATAAATTAGTAAATTTCTTTTCAATTACAGGCAGCTGGGGTAACAACTTGGATAGGATAAGCAGTGAATTCATTCTATGTTCAgagaaaatgtataaacattcaaaaatgtttgttttttcagtttcttggAAAGTCTTTTTTGCTAATGTAAATATTAGGCCTACAAATAGGTAAaaaattttaagtttcttaAACTAAGCAAGAAAATTTTCCAATGAGGTAAGGAAAATTATTCTACCAGAAAGgagtttgtattaaaaaaataaaataaaattctgatcTATAAGACATGCTTTCTTatccttttaacacctgaggcgtcatcggtgacgctttaacataaaatctttaacacaatgtgacttttcaaccattaatacGATCagcaatttaaaatattacagtaaatcaaacgacataaatactggagctcaggtgttaaaaggttgaactaagattttttttttttgctattgaaaaCTATCTTGATAAgatggattaaaataaaaaattactttgcTTTTGCAGTGTTGCAGTGCAAAATTCCTAAAAGCTGTGGAAAGTTTGAATTATTTGAAGGCTTTTTGATGGACTCACAACTTAATGACTATTTCCATTTAATTTATAAAGTCATAATCAAGataaacttgaagaaaaatggAATTGATTGCATCAAAACAAAGATTGTTCCTGATTTTCTAACGCTTTCTTTGCCCTGCAGCTCCCCGTGTCAGAATGGAGGCACATGTGTGGAAGCTAGCGGCTCGGCAGCatccacttcctgttcctgtcCCTCTGGGTTTTCCGGAGACTTCTGTGAGCTCGGCGTTGACAGCTGCCAGCCTAACCCCTGCCTCAACGGTGGCAACTGCACAAACCACGGCCTCACTTTCACGTGCGCCTGTCCGCCGGGCTTCACCGGCTTCACCTGCAACGACAGCGTCTCCTCCTGCGCTGGCAGGCCCTGTTCCAGCGAGGGGACGTGCGTCCGTCAGCGCGACGGAACCTTCCAGTGCGTCTGCCAGAAAGGGTTTGCGGGTCCGACTTGTTCTCTGCGCCACAGACCGAAGAGCAGAAACAAGCCACTTGGCGCTCGGCCGGTGGAACACCGCGTGCTCGCCCTGGCGCCCCAGCACTACTCTCTGCCCGCCCACGCCTTTCACAAGCTGCTGAAACCCCCCGAGAGAGACCTGCTGAAGATCACCCTGAAGGAGACCGTCCACTCCTCCGGCGTCCTCGTCACCCACGGTCAGCTCATCTGCTTCGGCATGCTGGCCCTGCTCACCTGCCTGGTCATTCTAGGCACGACGGGGATCGTTTTATTTGGCCGCTGCGAGACGTGGCTGGCTAACGCCAAGTACAGCCAGCTTGTTCGACAGCAGCGGGAACACCTGCTGAGGGAAGCGGGAAGCCCGAGCCAGGAAGAGCCGGAGCACTCGGTAAACATCATCCTGCCAGAGAAGATTAGACTCTCCAGCTTCGGGAGACACTACACCTCAATCTGATTTAAACTTCCACTCGGTccgtcaaaataaaagcttccacGACGGAGGGTGactctaaaaaaacagattctgaaTATTATGTTCCAGTTAcgaataatcattaaaaatgtacagaagcTGAAAAGATCTCATTGCCTGACATTTCGGAAGTGAATAACGGCTCCAGTTTGATGGGAAATAAAACGAATAATCAGTTTGTGAATCTCTTGATCAATCTTGTCACATTTCTCAATCATGCAGAGACTGGTCAAAAGAAGtgagaacaaacattttaaatacaaatctaATGACAAACTTACCATGTACATGTGACATTGTTAAATGTTATACATTTGATATGTATTTACTGAATTCTTCAGCTAATTCCTGCACAGGAGGGGGTCATTTTTTagatgtgtttattttcatattgTAACAGTGTTTTGTCCTTGTATTTTTACATTGAAGTGAAAGTTTAGTCTGACATAAAGGCGACCTGTTGGGGGGGCTGGAATTTGGGCGCTAATGTCCATAAACACAAATAATGGGAAGAAatccacttaaaaaaagagggaatCAAGCTTTCTAAAAAAGTAGATACttatttaaaggctttttgttacagattttttttttaactatttgagGCAACAaatgttgccaaaaaaaagatCCATAATTTAAACTGCTGCCACATCCAAATGTAAGGTGTAACTGACACTTCCCACAAAGATGCTGCAGATCAGTCGTATGTTGGGCGTCCGCCATGAAACCATGACTGTTGTATTTATAGAACATCAGGTACTCTGTGAGACCCGTCAGTGCTTTATCTCCACGTCTTCAATATTTTCTGAACCTTTAGGGACCTCAGAGCAGATCTATGTACGAGATTTTATTTTACtcctgcatgaaaaaaaaaaaaaaactttcgtTATTCCCTCGCATGCATCTAAAACATCCTGATTTGCCTGTTCAATGCATATTATAGTTGTGATTGTAAAAgagtttgaggctttttttgttttatattgcCATTTAATTTGTGCTATCCCAattttattgcctttttttaaaataaactccatGAAATATCTGCCTAAATATCCATTTGTGACCCAATGAGATCAGTTAATGTTATCTTGAGACTTCATTCTGTTCATAAATGCTCTGCCAAAAATGTTCTTGCTGCAGGAAAACATCTGCTGCCCccatttttgtttggtttttatcaGTGCAATGATAGCATGAACTCACTGTGCACGTCCTCATTGAGCAACATAAAAAGCTCTCTGTCGCCACCTTGTGGTTGAGCTGCAGTAATTCATGCTCTTATGTGCTTCAGAAGTTTCTGCTACAAAAattactacatttaaaaaaaaatgtgcttatgTCTTTCAAGTGTTCTATATttaaaacgttttgttttttataatcagataaaaaaacaaataaatatattagcaTGTAACAATAaggcagattaaaaaaatacaataatatgtTAACTAGTTTAAAATTCCTACAGAGCAGTTTTTGAAAGTGCAAAAATCCAATGCAACAGTCTCACAAAATAATATCAAGaataaagctaatatttaaaagtCTTGATgtagaaataatttaaaaatattgcacaaaaatttaaatatttctgtggttatttgtgcataaatctctgattggtcagtttaaatctgtgctgtgattggtcagtgCAATGCTGATTTTGCTTTGATGGTCGGTTTAAGGTTATGAGTGGTCAGTGTGAAGCTGTTCTTCATGTCGAACAGTTTTAGTcactgattggccagtttaaacCTCCTAGTTTCATTCTGGTTGGTCAGTTGAAAGTTTGGCGTTCTGTGCTTGTCTCGCTCAattcaaagtttctttttttgtttggtcgTGTTAAAGCTTTACTTAAATAGATTGAAATTTTCAGTCAGTGTAGCCCTCAGTTTGGTCTGTTACATCCTTCATCTGAGGTCCATCTCCTACAGGTCAGTCTGAAGATGCTTTCtcattggtttatttaaagGTCCTCTCTCATTGGTCAATTCAAAGCCACTTTTTCTTTGAtgaatttaaacttaaaattagaaaaagattatttaagTGCAATCGAGTAATATTAATTTAGATTCTCTTTATAAATGAGTTAATGAATTCAAGCCTTACTTAAAACTGTGTTGAAATGAAAGATAAGAAAAGTTCAAGTAGATCAATTATggcaaaactctttttttaatttctttttgttctatttttgtgTGGACATAATTTCcaaactgattttctttttcatcatttgcttaaaaattgaaatcgcacaaaaatgtgaagtttgttgtaaaaaaagACTAACAGAGACAACTccataaaatgacacaaaataaagctcaaaatcctgttttttttaactcaaggGGAAGCAATTATAAATCAATAtggaaaattcaaaaatgtcttatatcacattaaaaacacttaaataaagtgacttaatgtgttttttgtttcctcCCCCAATTATACTCAATTAATGAACTAAATTAAATGTAGCaaacaaaaagataattaaGCATTAAGAAGATTGAAAATGATAGATCCGTATGCTTTTGACAAGAAAACTGTAGCTTggtataagatttttttttttttaaagtccttaattattgaaaagttaaacttttcaataaaataaataattagtaTAACAGGCAGAGGGCCCCTTCTTATTGTTATACTACTGCTGGTTAtactaattatttattttttaacgtgtccataatgtatttaatttctttaatttgtcagGTTTTACTGAAGACggtaaaaatactaaaacaataCCCAATGGAGATGcatcaacctttttttctctttcttttccaGTCTTTTCATTCAAGACTTTCTCTGTCTTCTTTTTGAGGTACTTTGATTCTGTTCTTCTCTTTCctattttgtctttctttggTATCTGttgcatcacatttttttgctttcacttTGCTTTATTAAGATTCTCTCTCTGCTAGCTAACTTGCTGTTCGCGCAATATTCCATTGCTGTAGATTAACGGAGGAGGGTGAAACACTTTCGCTTgagtgattttttattttattttattttaaaatagttgaataaaaattattttagaaatacttTTCTTCTTAAGTTGGGGGCCCCAAAAGCATTGGGGACCCCAGGCAGCCGCCTACCTTAGTAAGTCCGCCCCTGGATTCAGATAATTCAGGACATAAAGTGTAAAATTCAGTTTGGTAGCAGCCTCAATTCCACTGTTAAATtgtaagaatgtttttttttttttgtttaataagctttcaatttagttgttttgtccttattttactgatgattttaCTGATGATTGTTTGTCTCTGTTCTGTGTTCCACTGGAAAAATAAAgctacttttatttcattttgcatcagtttattttgaatggAATGCCCCCTTAAGATCTCACTTTCAAGGGggtcaaaaatctaaaagacACCAAAACCTGTCAGATTTAGAACCACAACAGCTGATAAACGTCATAAGCAAACATTTGCAGAACAGTAACTTGAAGTTCTTCTGTTAAACAGAGAAACAAGTCAATTTAATTTCtcaagttttgacttttttgctaatttttttgttttgtttttatccgaAAGAATAGCAAATcttgaattttaaagaaaaaaaaataggttaaagtTTGAGACTTTGGGTCTCCAAAAGCTCCATGCAGTGACAGCTTTTGTCCACAGGATGTCATTGACTTAAAGGCAAAAGTGAGAGCTAAGAATGAAGccttttcaattaaaaacattttagatctTGGTTTCACTAGTCAATAGAGTCTAAAGGAGACTCTCCTTTATGATTCtctcattttttccaaaatatgctttaaacttgtaaacagttgtttaagtttttctttggtttcaAAGTGACAATCGTATTTATTTCTATgtgttgtttgcatttttaaagcgTCTTATCACTGAATTTAACCCGTAGACAGGCTTTTTGATAAATATGAAAAGATTGTTTGGGGTAAGATTAACATGTTGGCTTCATGGTCTCacctaaatctttttttctgcatgtgtGTTTGAGTACAGAGGCCCCCAGCTTCCCACAACCAGGCCTTCATTTTTGGAGTTATGACCCTGGGGAGAAAGGGGCCCTCACCTTCAAAGCTGACCggagtaaagaagaaaaaataataataaaagaaaaaagaaaaagaaaaacacctcGGCAGACCCCCTTCTGCCCCCCAGAagtcataaaacaaaacagaacagcaAAAGTTAAATCTCCTTCCCCACAGCCCGAGACCCTTAACCCTTTGTTCCTATCTGCCTCTCTGCAGACAGATGAATCTTAACATCCGTGGAAAATTGCACGTGGAAAGAATCCAGATCCCGAAAATTCCAGTTGGAGTTTCTGTTCAGGAGTGCATATTGGGGCAAGCAGTATTTCATTCCGGCAGGTACCCCTCTGTCAGCTGTCAGCTCTACATAAATactctgtgtttctgttttaaacatgttccaGATGAGCAGTAAAGTCAGGTCACTGGGAAACCCTAAAGTAAGACCAGTAACATATTCTTTAATAGCACTGGACTTTCTCCGCTGTTACTTTGGAATCAGATGCGTTAGGCTTCCTGCGAAGACACGGCAGCCATAAAACCTGGAAAGATTTCTTTCTTCCAAAGTTTTG
The genomic region above belongs to Oryzias melastigma strain HK-1 linkage group LG22, ASM292280v2, whole genome shotgun sequence and contains:
- the LOC112146426 gene encoding protein delta homolog 1: MMMYLIQVVLILVVTGMVKGWECSAGCSPENGFCERQGKCRCKPGWQGENCDRCIPFPGCLHGSCEKAWQCLCEEGWVGSLCDQDTRLCSSRPCSSNATCIETGEGGYMCICPQGFAGKDCHLKKQLCLEYGSPCQNGGTCVEASGSAASTSCSCPSGFSGDFCELGVDSCQPNPCLNGGNCTNHGLTFTCACPPGFTGFTCNDSVSSCAGRPCSSEGTCVRQRDGTFQCVCQKGFAGPTCSLRHRPKSRNKPLGARPVEHRVLALAPQHYSLPAHAFHKLLKPPERDLLKITLKETVHSSGVLVTHGQLICFGMLALLTCLVILGTTGIVLFGRCETWLANAKYSQLVRQQREHLLREAGSPSQEEPEHSVNIILPEKIRLSSFGRHYTSI